From Amycolatopsis sp. WQ 127309:
GCAGCTCGGCGAGGTGGCCCGCGGACAGCGAGTTGCGCCGGGCCGCGCGGTTCATGGTGATCGTGACGGTGTCGCCGTCGCGCTTGACCAGGATGTGCTCGTACTCGGTCATGCCCCGACGGTAACCCGTCGGAACGTGCGCCGGTAACTGTCCGGGCCGACGCCGACCTCGGCGCGCATCCGGCGCCGCAGGTTCGCCGCGGTGCCCAGGCCGGAGCGTTGCGCGACCCGTTCGACCGGCAGCTCGGTCGTCTCCAGCAAGCGCTGCGCGTACCGGACGCGCTGGACGCGCAGCCAGCGTCCCGGCGTCACGCCGGTGGCCGCGGCGAACTCCCGGTGGAACGTCCGCTCGCTCATCCGCGCGTGCCCGACCAGGTCCTCGACGCCGATGTCGTCGCCGATCCGGGCCAGCGCCCAGTCCATTGTGGACGCCATGCCCGGCTGGGCGGTCGCCGGCGGCAGCGGGTTGTCGACGTACTGGCGCTGCCCGCCTTCGCGCGCCGGCGGCATCACCAGCCGGCGCGCGAGCGCGGCGGCGACGTCCGCGCCGTGGTCCCGGCGGACCAGGTACAGGCAGAGGTCGAGGCCGCCGACGACGCCCGCCGAGGTCAGGACGCCGTCGTCGTCGGTGTAGAGCACGTCGCGCCGCAGGTCGGCGCGCGGCGCGGCGACAGTCAGCGCGTCGAAGTCGCGCCAGTGCGTGGTCGCGGCGCGCCCGTCGAGCAGGTCGGCGGCGGCCAGCGTGAACGCGCCCGAGCACAGCGCGGCCACCGTCGTCCCCGCGCGGTGCGCCCGCCGCAGGGCCGCGCCGGCGGCCGAAGGCACCGGAGCGAGCGGGTCGTCGCGGCCCGGCGCCAGCACGAGGTCGCAGCCGTCGAGCCCGGCCAGGCCGTGCGTGGCCGCGACGTCGCCGAACGGCGAGACGGCCGTGCGGACCCGGCCCGGGCTGCACAGCCGCAGGGTGAACGGGCCGATCCCGCTGTCGGTGCGGTCCTGGCCCCAGACCTCGCCGATCACCGCGAGGTCGAACATCCGGGTGCCGGGCAGGAGCAGGACGCCGATCGTGCGCATGGCAGAAAAGTACCGCATCGCGCGTCTTCTGCCACTCCCCGGGGCGGCACGGAACCGCGAAACTCGACGT
This genomic window contains:
- a CDS encoding GlxA family transcriptional regulator; this translates as MRTIGVLLLPGTRMFDLAVIGEVWGQDRTDSGIGPFTLRLCSPGRVRTAVSPFGDVAATHGLAGLDGCDLVLAPGRDDPLAPVPSAAGAALRRAHRAGTTVAALCSGAFTLAAADLLDGRAATTHWRDFDALTVAAPRADLRRDVLYTDDDGVLTSAGVVGGLDLCLYLVRRDHGADVAAALARRLVMPPAREGGQRQYVDNPLPPATAQPGMASTMDWALARIGDDIGVEDLVGHARMSERTFHREFAAATGVTPGRWLRVQRVRYAQRLLETTELPVERVAQRSGLGTAANLRRRMRAEVGVGPDSYRRTFRRVTVGA